TATGCGGCGGCGCGCCGCCGGAGGTCGGAACGCTCCAAGAGAGTGCCGTTGTTGTACATGTGCACCGTCTGGGGCCAGTTCAGACCCAACTGCGCCGGACGCGGGTCGAGCCAGCCGTACAGCACCGCCGTGCCGTGCGGGGCGAGGGCGTCGCCCAGTGCGGCGAAACCAGGACCGCCGATGGCGTCGAAGACGATCTCGGTGCCCTTGCCCCCGGTGATCCGGCGGACCTCTGCGACCAGGTCATCGGAGTCCGTCGCGATCACATGAGCCGCGCCGAGCTCCAAAAGCCGCTGCCGCTTCCGCGGGCCGCGCGTGGTGGCGATGGGAATCGCGCCGTGCCGCAGGGCCGTCTGGATCGCGGCCGTGCCGACACCGCTCGACGCGCCGGTGATCACCACATGGTCGCCGGGGGCCATTCCGGCGGTCTCCACCAGCCCGCCGTATGCGGTCGTGTACGTCAGCCAGGCCGCCGCCGAGGTCACGGCGTCGGCGCCGACGGGGCGATGTACCACCGACTCCTGCGGCAACACAACCCGCTCGGCGTACACGCCGTGGACCCCGAAGTCGAAGTCGGCCGCGGCCATCACCGGGTCGCCGGGCACGAAGCCGGTCACGCCCTCGCCGACCGCCTCGACGACCCCGGCGGCCTCGTAGCCGAGTCGTGAGCCAGGCAGGGTGGGTGGGTAGTAGTAGGTGCCCGCGCGGAAGAGGGCGTCGGCGCGGTTGAGGCCGATCGCGTCCACACGGAACAGCACCTCACCGGGGCCAGGCGGGCCGATCGGCACGTCCTCGACGCGAAGCACTTCGGGGCCGCCGAGTTCGTGGAAGAGAACCGCCTTGGTGTGCAGGGAAGTCGTCATGGAGACGACGCTATGTATCAACCACGAGACGATCCATGTCGGATTGTCTTCTCTTACTGTCCGATCGTCTCGCGGACCGCATGCCGTACGGTTCGAGCATGGATGTGCTCAGCGACGCGGTCGCCGCCATGCGCACGGGACGACCGCACTCCTCCCGCACGGCGCAGACCGCTCCGTGGGGCGTGCGGTTCCCCGCCTCGCAGGGCGCCGGATTCCACGTCGTACTCCAGGGCGCGGCCTGTCTCCTGCGCCCCGGGGAAGCCGCTCCGGTGCCCCTCGG
This region of Streptomyces caelestis genomic DNA includes:
- a CDS encoding zinc-dependent alcohol dehydrogenase family protein → MTTSLHTKAVLFHELGGPEVLRVEDVPIGPPGPGEVLFRVDAIGLNRADALFRAGTYYYPPTLPGSRLGYEAAGVVEAVGEGVTGFVPGDPVMAAADFDFGVHGVYAERVVLPQESVVHRPVGADAVTSAAAWLTYTTAYGGLVETAGMAPGDHVVITGASSGVGTAAIQTALRHGAIPIATTRGPRKRQRLLELGAAHVIATDSDDLVAEVRRITGGKGTEIVFDAIGGPGFAALGDALAPHGTAVLYGWLDPRPAQLGLNWPQTVHMYNNGTLLERSDLRRRAAAYIGSGLTDGTLAPVIAETFDGLDRVADAHRLMESNAHTGKILVTL